In the genome of Xanthomonas translucens pv. cerealis, one region contains:
- a CDS encoding TonB-dependent receptor — protein MTPRPLSAAIALVVLAAPGFALAADAGPQRTTDLDAVTVTAKLEAARNALSPDIGSSQYAITAEDIERLPLGAATPLNQVLLQAPGVVQDSYGGIHVRGDHANLQYRINGVLIPESISGFGQSLEPRTIKSIKLLDGALPAQFGERTAAVVDITTKSGAELGNGGSVGITGGSYGTLNPNASWWGSSGRWSWFVTGDYEQNKLGLENPVNSRNPDHDKTHQGKGFADLSYLIDENTRLSLLVGYANNRFQIPNNPGQTPAFDYLGATDFDSSKLDENQRENTRFGTLVLQGSLGATSYQLSAGQRYSSVAFSPDVAGDLIFDGVASQVNRSNRANTVQADFSTPLGDAHTLRYGVYGNFEHAVASNNSYVFPADADGNQTSNAPIFIPDASRFHASTYALYLQDEWKIGDDWTVNYGVRGDRYKAFGTTEGQLSPRLGMVWRASADTTVHAGYARYFTPPASELISTSDIALYDGTTNQQSTAGGATTPLSERSDYYDMGISQVVNEHLTLGLDTYYRKADRLQDEGQFGAAYVYSTFNYRYGRIRGAEFSADYNNGPVTAYFNVAYSKAMGKRVMTSLYNFDPDALAYAYDNWIHLDHDQKFTSSGGISYAIDDASRIGANYLFGSGLRTDTDTVPNGAELPSYFQLNLSAGHDFALGTHPLHAQVAVLNVLDRAYQLRDGGGIGVFAPQWAPRRGVYLSLQQDF, from the coding sequence ATGACGCCCCGCCCCCTTTCCGCCGCCATCGCCCTCGTCGTGCTGGCCGCCCCCGGCTTCGCACTCGCCGCCGATGCCGGCCCCCAGCGCACCACCGACCTTGATGCGGTCACCGTCACCGCCAAGCTGGAGGCGGCACGCAACGCGCTGTCGCCGGACATCGGCAGCAGCCAGTACGCGATCACCGCCGAGGACATCGAGCGCTTGCCACTTGGCGCCGCCACCCCGCTCAACCAGGTGCTTCTGCAAGCCCCGGGCGTGGTCCAGGACTCCTACGGCGGCATCCACGTGCGCGGCGACCACGCCAATTTGCAGTACCGCATCAACGGCGTACTGATCCCCGAATCCATTTCCGGTTTCGGCCAGAGCCTGGAGCCGCGGACGATCAAGAGCATCAAGCTGCTCGACGGCGCGCTGCCCGCGCAGTTCGGCGAGCGCACCGCAGCGGTGGTGGACATCACCACCAAGAGCGGCGCGGAACTGGGCAACGGCGGCAGCGTCGGCATCACCGGCGGTTCCTACGGCACGCTCAATCCGAACGCCTCCTGGTGGGGCAGCAGCGGCCGCTGGAGCTGGTTCGTCACCGGCGACTACGAGCAAAACAAGCTCGGCCTGGAGAATCCGGTCAACAGCCGCAATCCCGATCACGACAAGACCCACCAGGGCAAAGGCTTCGCCGACCTCAGCTACCTGATCGACGAGAACACCCGGCTCAGCCTGCTGGTCGGCTATGCCAACAACCGCTTCCAGATCCCGAACAATCCCGGGCAAACGCCGGCGTTCGATTACCTGGGCGCGACCGACTTCGACTCGTCCAAGCTCGACGAAAACCAGCGCGAGAACACCCGCTTCGGCACCCTGGTGCTGCAGGGTTCGCTCGGCGCCACCAGCTACCAACTGTCGGCCGGGCAGCGCTACAGCAGCGTCGCGTTCTCGCCCGACGTCGCCGGCGACCTGATCTTCGACGGCGTCGCCTCGCAGGTGAACCGCAGCAACCGTGCCAACACCGTACAGGCCGACTTCTCCACCCCACTCGGCGACGCGCACACCTTGCGCTATGGCGTGTACGGCAATTTCGAGCATGCCGTCGCCAGCAACAACTCCTACGTGTTCCCGGCCGATGCCGACGGCAACCAGACCAGCAACGCGCCGATCTTCATCCCCGACGCCAGCCGCTTCCACGCCAGCACCTACGCGCTGTACCTGCAGGACGAATGGAAGATCGGCGACGACTGGACCGTGAATTACGGCGTGCGCGGCGACCGCTACAAGGCGTTCGGCACCACCGAAGGCCAGCTCAGCCCTCGCCTGGGCATGGTCTGGCGCGCAAGCGCCGACACCACCGTGCATGCCGGCTATGCGCGCTACTTCACCCCGCCGGCCAGCGAACTGATCTCCACCAGCGACATCGCCCTGTACGACGGCACCACCAACCAGCAGTCCACCGCCGGCGGCGCGACCACGCCGCTGAGCGAGCGCAGCGACTACTACGACATGGGCATCTCGCAGGTGGTCAACGAGCACCTGACCCTGGGCCTGGACACGTACTACCGCAAGGCAGACCGCCTGCAGGACGAAGGCCAGTTCGGCGCCGCCTACGTCTATTCCACGTTCAATTACCGCTACGGCCGCATCCGCGGCGCCGAGTTCAGCGCCGACTACAACAACGGCCCGGTCACCGCCTACTTCAACGTCGCCTACAGCAAGGCGATGGGCAAGCGGGTCATGACCAGCCTATACAACTTCGATCCGGACGCGTTGGCCTACGCCTACGACAACTGGATCCACCTGGACCACGACCAGAAGTTCACTTCGTCCGGCGGCATCAGCTACGCGATCGACGACGCCAGCCGGATCGGCGCCAACTACCTGTTCGGCAGCGGCCTGCGCACCGACACCGACACGGTGCCCAACGGTGCCGAGCTGCCGTCGTACTTCCAGTTGAACCTCAGCGCCGGCCATGACTTCGCGCTCGGCACGCATCCGCTGCACGCACAAGTGGCGGTGCTCAACGTGCTCGATCGCGCCTACCAGCTGCGCGACGGCGGCGGCATCGGCGTATTCGCCCCGCAATGGGCGCCGCGCCGCGGCGTCTACCTGAGCCTGCAGCAGGATTTCTGA